A single genomic interval of Dromiciops gliroides isolate mDroGli1 chromosome 1, mDroGli1.pri, whole genome shotgun sequence harbors:
- the LOC122736166 gene encoding olfactory receptor 13C7-like, which produces MEGANETTYVTRFVLLGLSAHPKLEKIFFVLILVMYFIILLGNGILIIVTIYDSHLHTPMYFFLGNLSFLDICYTTSSVPLILDSFLTPRKTISFSGCTVQMFLSFAMGATECVLLSMMAFDRYVAICNPLRYPIIMSKVAYVPMAMGSWIAGAVNSVVQTSLAMQLPFCGDNVINHFTCEILAVLKLACADIITNVISMVVANMIFLVMPVLFIFVSYVFIISTILRIPSAEGKRKAFSTCSAHLTVVIIFYGTILFMYAKPKSKDSLGVDKQQISDKLISLFYGVVTPMLNPLIYSLRNKDVKTAVKNMLTQKLFTE; this is translated from the coding sequence ATGGAAGGAGCAAATGAGACCACCTATGTTACAAGATTTGTTCTCCTAGGACTTTCTGCCCATCCAAAACTTGAGAAAATTTTCTTTGTGCTAATCCTAGTGATGTACTTCATAATTCTTCTGGGAAATGGTATTCTTATCATAGTAACTATCTATGACTCCCACCTGCACACACCCATGTACTTCTTCCTCGGTAATCTCTCCTTCCTGGACATTTGCTATACAACCTCTTCTGTCCCTTTAATTCTAGACAGCTTCCTCACCCCAAGGAAaacaatttccttctctggctgtACAGTGCAAATGTTTCTATCCTTCGCTATGGGAGCAACTGAGTGTGTCCTCCTGAGCATGATGGCATTTGATCGCTATGTGGCCATCTGCAATCCCCTGAGATATCCCATCATCATGAGCAAAGTTGCCTATGTGCCAATGGCAATGGGATCCTGGATAGCAGGAGCTGTCAACTCAGTTGTGCAGACATCTCTTGCAATGCAATTGCCTTTTTGTGGTGACAATGTCATCAATCATTTCACTTGTGAGATTCTAGCTGTCCTCAAACTGGCCTGTGCAGATATCATAACCAATGTGATTAGCATGGTAGTGGCAAATATGATTTTTCTAGTTATGCCAgttctcttcatttttgtttcctaTGTTTTCATCATTTCCACCATTCTGAGGATCCCTTCTGCAGAAGGAAAACGCAAAGCTTTCTCCACCTGCTCTGCCCATTTGACTGTGGTTATTATATTCTATGGGACCATCCTCTTCATGTATGCAAAACCTAAGTCTAAAGATTCTCTTGGAGTGGATAAACAACAAATATCAGACAAACTCATCTCCCTGTTCTATGGTGTGGTGACTCCCATGCTCAACCCCTTGATCTACAGTCTGAGGAATAAGGATGTGAAAACAGCTGTGAAGAATATGTTAACTCAAAAGCTCTTCACTGAGTGA